Proteins from a single region of bacterium:
- a CDS encoding response regulator translates to MAPDLARSILVVDDDRVYRERLVRAFRDRGWDVRAAEDAGGAVAAIEADPPEFAVVDMRLPDGTGLELVRKLRSVDAATNVVVLTGYGSIATALDALRLGATHYLTKPADVDDILAAFARAGSSPGDAPISAPAEDWEVPSLARVEWEHINRVLADSGGNISEAARRLGLHRRSLQRKLGKYPTRR, encoded by the coding sequence ATGGCGCCTGACCTCGCCCGCTCGATCCTGGTCGTCGACGACGACCGCGTCTACCGCGAGCGCCTGGTGCGCGCGTTCCGCGATCGCGGCTGGGACGTACGCGCCGCCGAGGACGCGGGCGGCGCGGTGGCGGCGATCGAGGCCGACCCGCCCGAGTTCGCCGTCGTCGACATGCGCCTGCCCGACGGCACGGGGCTGGAGCTCGTGCGCAAGCTGCGCAGCGTCGACGCGGCCACCAACGTCGTCGTGCTGACCGGGTACGGGAGCATCGCGACCGCGCTCGACGCGCTCCGCCTCGGCGCGACGCACTACCTCACGAAGCCCGCCGACGTGGACGACATCCTCGCCGCGTTCGCCCGCGCCGGATCCTCCCCGGGCGACGCGCCGATCTCCGCGCCGGCCGAGGACTGGGAGGTGCCGTCGCTCGCCCGCGTCGAATGGGAGCACATCAACCGCGTGCTCGCCGACTCGGGCGGCAACATCTCCGAGGCCGCGCGTCGCCTCGGCCTGCATCGCCGCTCCCTCCAGCGCAAGCTCGGTAAGTACCCGACGCGGCGCTGA
- a CDS encoding 16S rRNA (uracil(1498)-N(3))-methyltransferase has product MARLLVPGATPTDGCLALDGAALRHLRVLRLGPGDECTVLDGAGAEHRVRLEQVDTRSAVARVLGTARPARESPLDLVLAPALVKGDRMALVVEKATELGVRRIAPVHTARTVRDRIDAARLRRVARAAAEQSGRPHVPVVDEPQPLAAVLATPWAGLRLLPWEDEHGVRLRDLPAAAAAIVAVTGPEGGFTADEVALARTYGFTTMTLGPRILRAETAAITAAALLQARYGDG; this is encoded by the coding sequence ATGGCGCGCCTGCTCGTGCCCGGCGCGACGCCGACCGACGGCTGTCTGGCGCTCGACGGCGCCGCCCTGCGCCACCTGCGCGTCCTGCGCCTCGGCCCGGGCGACGAGTGCACCGTGCTCGACGGGGCGGGCGCCGAGCATCGCGTGCGCCTCGAGCAGGTGGACACACGGAGCGCGGTGGCGCGCGTGCTCGGCACGGCACGACCGGCCCGCGAGTCGCCGCTCGATCTCGTGCTGGCGCCGGCGCTCGTGAAGGGCGACCGCATGGCGCTCGTGGTCGAGAAGGCGACCGAGCTCGGCGTACGACGGATCGCGCCCGTCCATACGGCGCGTACGGTGCGCGACCGGATCGACGCCGCGCGCCTGCGCCGCGTCGCACGGGCGGCCGCCGAGCAGTCCGGCCGCCCGCACGTCCCCGTCGTCGACGAGCCGCAGCCGCTGGCCGCGGTGCTCGCGACGCCGTGGGCGGGCCTCCGCCTCCTCCCCTGGGAGGACGAGCACGGCGTCCGGCTGCGCGACCTGCCGGCGGCGGCCGCGGCGATCGTCGCCGTCACCGGGCCCGAGGGCGGCTTCACCGCGGACGAGGTGGCGCTGGCGCGGACGTACGGGTTCACGACGATGACGCTCGGCCCGCGCATCCTGCGCGCCGAGACGGCGGCGATCACGGCGGCCGCCCTGCTCCAGGCGCGCTACGGCGACGGCTGA
- a CDS encoding CvpA family protein produces MSILDIVLIGLLVVAAVRGFFRGLLREVFGLGGLVGGLYLAGRHAEELAPQVAAALDISVILAKLVAGTGIVLVAWIVGGLLGRIADRLARAVLLGPLNRVAGIAAGVAKGAAALGLALVFVQRAAPESEVKVEIDRSPVARPLVELAEHLIEAGRPYAEEAAQAA; encoded by the coding sequence ATGAGCATCCTCGATATCGTCCTGATCGGTCTGCTCGTGGTGGCCGCCGTCCGGGGCTTCTTCCGCGGCCTCCTGCGCGAGGTCTTCGGGCTCGGCGGTCTGGTCGGCGGCCTCTACCTGGCGGGCCGCCACGCCGAAGAGCTCGCGCCGCAGGTGGCCGCGGCCCTCGACATCTCGGTCATCCTCGCGAAGCTCGTCGCCGGAACCGGCATCGTGCTGGTCGCCTGGATCGTCGGCGGGCTGCTCGGCCGCATCGCCGATCGGCTGGCGCGCGCCGTGCTTCTCGGGCCGCTCAACCGCGTGGCCGGCATCGCCGCCGGCGTCGCCAAGGGCGCCGCGGCCCTGGGTTTGGCGCTGGTCTTCGTGCAGCGCGCCGCGCCCGAGAGCGAGGTGAAGGTCGAGATCGACCGCTCGCCGGTGGCGCGACCGCTCGTGGAGCTGGCCGAGCATCTGATCGAGGCCGGCCGGCCGTACGCCGAGGAGGCCGCGCAGGCGGCCTGA
- the gshB gene encoding glutathione synthase: MGSAPRRLLYVMDPMAKIHPDKDTTFVFQLEGQRRGHGQWHCEPQDLFVERGVPHAMVRRLHVERAPVPYRLGETSIEPLTAFDVVLMRKDPPFDMAFFFTTHLLGLVDERRTLVMNAPRGLREANEKLYALNFPDLIPESIVTGSHERLKAFCEAMGGEMIVKPLDGCGGAGVLHVHRADRNLNALLELSTLEGQRLVMAQRYLPAARQGDKRLIVLDGEPLGAVLRVPREDEHRGNIHVGGRVERSPVDARDREICARMAPRLKADGLWFVGLDIIGGLVTEVNVTSPTGIQEIDRLDGVSLEARVLDWIDTRAAGLDRG, translated from the coding sequence ATGGGAAGCGCACCGCGCCGGCTGCTCTACGTCATGGACCCGATGGCGAAGATCCACCCCGACAAGGACACGACCTTCGTCTTCCAGCTCGAGGGGCAGCGCCGCGGGCACGGGCAATGGCACTGCGAGCCGCAGGATCTGTTCGTCGAGCGCGGCGTGCCGCACGCGATGGTGCGCCGCCTCCACGTCGAGCGCGCCCCGGTCCCATATCGCCTCGGCGAGACCTCGATCGAGCCGCTCACCGCGTTCGACGTCGTCCTCATGCGCAAGGACCCGCCCTTCGACATGGCGTTCTTCTTCACGACCCATCTGCTCGGGCTCGTCGACGAGCGGCGCACGCTGGTGATGAACGCGCCGCGCGGGCTGCGCGAGGCGAACGAGAAGCTCTACGCGCTCAACTTCCCCGACCTGATCCCCGAGAGCATCGTCACCGGCAGCCACGAGCGCCTGAAGGCGTTCTGCGAGGCGATGGGCGGCGAGATGATCGTGAAGCCGCTCGACGGCTGCGGCGGCGCCGGCGTGCTGCACGTCCATCGCGCCGACCGCAACCTGAACGCGCTGCTCGAGCTGTCGACGCTCGAAGGCCAGCGCCTGGTGATGGCGCAGCGCTACCTGCCGGCCGCGCGTCAGGGCGACAAGCGGCTCATCGTCCTCGACGGCGAGCCGCTCGGCGCCGTCCTGCGCGTACCGCGCGAGGACGAGCACCGCGGCAACATCCACGTCGGCGGCCGCGTCGAGCGCTCCCCGGTCGATGCGCGCGACCGCGAGATCTGCGCGCGCATGGCGCCGCGCCTGAAAGCCGACGGCCTCTGGTTCGTCGGGCTCGACATCATCGGCGGGCTCGTGACCGAGGTGAACGTCACGAGTCCCACCGGCATCCAGGAGATCGACCGTCTCGACGGCGTCTCGCTGGAGGCGCGGGTGCTCGACTGGATCGACACCCGCGCCGCGGGACTCGATCGCGGCTAG
- the rpsU gene encoding 30S ribosomal protein S21 — MAGVRVKDNEPIDSAIRRFKKQCEKAGILAELRKREHYEKPSVRRKKKAMAARKRAIRRTARNQVA, encoded by the coding sequence ATGGCAGGGGTTCGGGTCAAGGATAACGAGCCCATCGACAGCGCCATCCGCCGGTTCAAGAAGCAGTGTGAGAAAGCTGGCATTCTCGCAGAGCTCCGCAAGCGCGAGCACTACGAGAAGCCCAGCGTCCGGCGCAAGAAAAAGGCCATGGCCGCGCGCAAGCGCGCCATCCGCCGTACGGCGCGCAACCAGGTGGCCTGA
- a CDS encoding 50S ribosomal protein L11 methyltransferase, giving the protein MTRPDDARAEPAWMAVIVECAEPAADAVASLLLDEGAPGVMTGESGVDAPPATPGCARLEAHVPESGAARLAAVVRTYLDSLATLDPAWSGGTVRLAPVPAVDWDAVFRAHHRPLAIGARLLVAPPWDVPDAPGREVLVVEPGMAFGTGQHATTRTCLEEIEDAVAAGGVASALDVGTGSGILAAALARLGVPRVVALDDDAGVLTLARATLVRNHAARVRLFGGRPAALRGRFDLVVANLLADVLVGEAPVLAAVTAPCGRLVVSGILAEQVDRVAAAYPGFTLRHVRADDPWRTLRLERPA; this is encoded by the coding sequence GTGACACGTCCGGACGACGCGCGTGCCGAGCCCGCGTGGATGGCGGTGATCGTCGAGTGTGCCGAGCCCGCCGCCGACGCCGTCGCCAGCCTGCTCCTCGACGAGGGCGCGCCCGGCGTCATGACCGGCGAAAGCGGCGTCGACGCGCCGCCGGCGACGCCCGGCTGCGCGCGCCTCGAGGCCCACGTGCCGGAGAGCGGCGCGGCCCGGCTGGCCGCGGTGGTGCGCACCTATCTCGACTCCCTCGCGACGCTCGATCCCGCCTGGAGCGGCGGCACGGTGCGCCTGGCGCCGGTGCCCGCGGTCGACTGGGACGCCGTCTTCCGCGCCCATCACCGTCCGCTCGCCATCGGCGCGCGCCTGCTCGTCGCGCCGCCCTGGGACGTGCCCGACGCGCCGGGCCGCGAGGTCCTCGTCGTCGAGCCGGGCATGGCGTTCGGCACCGGCCAGCATGCGACGACCCGCACCTGCCTCGAGGAGATCGAGGACGCCGTCGCCGCGGGCGGCGTCGCGTCGGCGCTCGACGTCGGCACCGGCTCCGGCATCCTGGCAGCGGCGCTCGCGCGGCTCGGCGTGCCGCGCGTCGTCGCGCTCGACGACGACGCGGGCGTGCTCACGCTGGCGCGCGCCACGCTCGTCCGGAACCACGCCGCCCGCGTCCGCCTCTTCGGCGGGCGGCCGGCGGCGCTGCGCGGGCGTTTCGACCTCGTGGTCGCGAACCTCCTCGCCGACGTGCTGGTCGGCGAGGCGCCGGTGCTCGCGGCCGTAACGGCGCCGTGCGGGCGGCTCGTCGTCTCGGGCATCCTCGCCGAGCAGGTCGACCGCGTCGCCGCGGCCTATCCCGGGTTCACGCTGCGCCACGTACGCGCCGACGACCCGTGGCGGACGTTGCGCCTCGAGCGGCCCGCCTGA
- a CDS encoding TetR/AcrR family transcriptional regulator: MQVAQTSPKPANADEVRRRILDAAEEVFAARGYGAATTREIAERAGIGKRMLFYWFTNKDAVYRAVLERVVTGMVGIHEQFRLDPGPIGLGESMEGITHFAAANLNALKILTREIMDGGAHVKDLVQEHLGPLFARGGEEVQRNMDEQVFRSGDPLQVLVSVAGLTLYYFQMLPLLELLRGQDPLEPRAIAERAAAARDHLMHGLLGPKAQGRGTP, translated from the coding sequence ATGCAGGTCGCGCAGACGTCGCCGAAGCCCGCCAACGCCGACGAGGTCCGGCGGCGCATCCTCGATGCCGCCGAAGAGGTGTTCGCGGCGCGCGGCTACGGCGCCGCGACGACGCGCGAGATCGCGGAGCGCGCCGGCATCGGCAAGCGGATGCTGTTCTACTGGTTCACCAACAAGGACGCCGTCTATCGCGCCGTCCTGGAGCGCGTGGTGACCGGCATGGTCGGCATCCACGAGCAGTTCCGTCTCGACCCCGGCCCCATCGGGCTCGGCGAGTCGATGGAAGGCATCACCCACTTCGCCGCCGCGAACCTGAACGCGCTGAAGATCCTCACTCGCGAGATCATGGACGGCGGCGCGCACGTGAAGGACCTCGTTCAGGAGCACCTCGGGCCGCTGTTCGCGCGCGGCGGCGAGGAGGTGCAGCGCAACATGGACGAGCAGGTGTTCCGCAGCGGCGATCCGCTCCAGGTGCTCGTGAGCGTCGCCGGCCTCACGCTGTACTACTTCCAGATGCTGCCGCTCCTGGAGTTGCTCCGGGGGCAGGACCCACTCGAGCCCAGGGCGATCGCCGAACGCGCGGCAGCCGCCCGGGACCACCTGATGCACGGCTTGCTGGGCCCGAAGGCCCAGGGGAGGGGAACGCCGTGA
- a CDS encoding HAMP domain-containing histidine kinase: protein MSRVAPSPDAVSPRAPLPARAEVSPPWLARLRWGTVGGQVLTVLVGRLAMGAELSMRGVLTLLAVTVATNLALVHAVRNGRPVGPAVCGALLVLDTLVLTALLQLTGGPYNPFSVLYLVQITLAAVVLGARWTTGLAVLSVASYAALFLISTPDVHAMHGHGGAFSVHLQGMLVAFIVAAALIATFVVRLSAAIEARDHEIAAMREQAVRTERLAALTTLAAGAAHELGTPLGTIAIVATELQRALERVPDVDGAMLREDARLIRAEVERCRAILDQLATDAGEVTGEAPVRVSVDELVRDVLGQLPAAATGRVSVDGLPLARAASVPRRALVGAITSLLRNALDATAAGGDVRLEVGLASGDGPAARDDRLRVVVRDGGVGMPPDVLARASEPFFTTKPAGRGMGLGLFLARTLVEGLGGRLALDSMPGRGTTATLDLPLAGATAGGSHGA from the coding sequence GTGTCCCGCGTCGCTCCGAGTCCGGACGCCGTGAGCCCGCGTGCGCCGTTGCCGGCGCGGGCCGAGGTCAGCCCGCCGTGGCTGGCGCGGCTGCGCTGGGGCACCGTCGGGGGCCAGGTCCTGACGGTGCTCGTCGGGCGGCTGGCGATGGGCGCCGAGCTGTCGATGCGCGGGGTGCTGACGCTCCTCGCGGTCACGGTGGCGACGAACCTCGCGCTGGTCCATGCGGTGCGCAACGGACGTCCGGTGGGGCCTGCCGTCTGCGGCGCGCTGCTGGTGCTCGACACGCTCGTGCTGACGGCGCTGCTCCAGCTGACGGGCGGGCCCTACAACCCGTTCAGCGTCCTCTATCTGGTGCAGATCACGCTCGCGGCGGTCGTGCTGGGGGCACGCTGGACGACCGGTCTCGCCGTGCTCTCGGTCGCCTCCTATGCCGCGCTGTTCCTCATCTCCACCCCGGACGTGCACGCGATGCACGGGCATGGCGGCGCGTTCTCGGTGCATCTCCAGGGGATGCTGGTCGCCTTCATCGTCGCGGCGGCGCTGATCGCGACCTTCGTCGTGCGGCTGTCGGCGGCGATCGAGGCGCGCGATCACGAGATCGCCGCCATGCGCGAGCAAGCGGTGCGCACCGAGCGGCTCGCGGCGCTGACGACGCTGGCCGCCGGCGCGGCGCACGAGCTGGGGACGCCGCTCGGCACCATCGCCATCGTCGCCACCGAGCTGCAGCGCGCGCTCGAGCGTGTGCCCGACGTCGACGGCGCGATGCTGCGCGAGGACGCGCGGCTGATCCGTGCCGAGGTCGAGCGCTGCCGTGCCATCCTCGATCAGCTCGCCACGGACGCGGGCGAGGTCACGGGCGAGGCGCCGGTGCGCGTGTCGGTGGACGAGCTGGTGCGCGACGTCCTCGGGCAGCTGCCCGCCGCCGCCACGGGGCGCGTGTCCGTCGACGGCCTGCCGCTGGCGCGCGCCGCCTCCGTCCCGCGGCGGGCGCTCGTCGGCGCCATCACCTCGCTCCTGCGCAACGCGCTCGACGCCACCGCAGCGGGCGGCGACGTACGTCTCGAGGTCGGTCTCGCCTCCGGCGACGGGCCGGCCGCCCGCGACGATCGCCTGCGCGTCGTCGTGCGCGACGGCGGCGTCGGCATGCCGCCCGACGTGCTCGCGCGCGCGAGCGAGCCGTTCTTCACCACCAAGCCGGCCGGGCGTGGCATGGGGCTCGGTCTCTTCCTCGCGCGCACGCTCGTCGAGGGGCTCGGCGGCCGGCTCGCGCTCGACTCGATGCCTGGCCGTGGCACGACGGCGACGCTCGACCTCCCGCTCGCCGGCGCGACGGCCGGAGGATCCCATGGCGCCTGA
- a CDS encoding helix-turn-helix domain-containing protein, with amino-acid sequence MGRGRDEHPMDTPPAPRPARRHESPIPLDPVSVLAGIAPGVELTVDPLPAGVAGALEDTRVTVSVEEVGRLLRCGEGTVRRLIRTAVLRPVRVDGAIHVRRSDVDTYLKHAASRVRGKPGE; translated from the coding sequence ATGGGACGCGGTCGCGACGAGCATCCGATGGACACGCCGCCGGCACCGAGGCCGGCGCGGCGTCATGAGTCTCCGATTCCGCTCGATCCGGTGAGCGTGCTCGCCGGCATCGCGCCGGGGGTCGAGCTGACGGTCGATCCCCTGCCCGCCGGTGTGGCGGGTGCGCTGGAGGATACGAGGGTCACGGTGTCGGTCGAAGAGGTCGGCCGCCTGCTGCGCTGCGGCGAGGGCACCGTGCGGCGCCTGATCCGCACCGCCGTGCTGCGCCCCGTGCGCGTCGATGGTGCGATCCACGTGCGGCGCAGCGACGTCGACACCTACCTGAAGCACGCGGCATCGCGGGTGCGCGGAAAGCCCGGCGAGTGA
- a CDS encoding glycerophosphodiester phosphodiesterase codes for MSLEIIAHRGASGTRPENTLPAFLRAVELDAHMIELDVQLSADGAVIVLHDDTLDRTTSGLGPACARTAEVIAGLDAGAWFAPAFAGTRVPTLAQVLAAVPIPLNVELKPGSDDGLEARTLAVVREAGALGRVVFSSFDGARLGRLRALAPDAELAVLWSRTDVSGAIARARGVGARALHIRNGSRAPIGVTAGRAAGLAVRVWTVNDPRDLPPLARAGVAGIFTDFPERFLHQGQT; via the coding sequence ATGTCGCTCGAGATCATCGCCCACCGCGGCGCGAGCGGCACCCGACCCGAGAACACCCTGCCCGCCTTCCTGCGGGCCGTGGAGCTCGACGCGCACATGATCGAGCTGGACGTGCAGCTGTCCGCGGACGGTGCGGTGATCGTCCTCCACGACGACACGCTCGATCGCACGACGAGCGGCCTCGGCCCCGCCTGCGCGCGGACCGCGGAGGTCATCGCGGGGCTCGATGCCGGCGCCTGGTTCGCGCCGGCCTTCGCGGGGACGCGCGTGCCGACGCTGGCGCAGGTGCTGGCGGCGGTGCCGATCCCGCTCAACGTCGAGCTGAAGCCGGGGTCCGACGACGGCCTCGAGGCCCGCACGCTCGCCGTCGTGCGCGAGGCCGGGGCCCTGGGCCGCGTCGTCTTCTCCTCGTTCGACGGCGCCCGGCTCGGGCGGCTGCGCGCGCTGGCGCCGGACGCCGAGCTCGCCGTGCTGTGGTCACGGACGGACGTCTCGGGCGCGATTGCCCGGGCACGGGGCGTTGGTGCGAGAGCATTGCACATCCGCAATGGGTCACGGGCGCCCATCGGGGTGACAGCAGGGCGCGCAGCGGGCCTCGCCGTGCGCGTCTGGACCGTGAACGATCCGAGGGATCTTCCGCCTTTGGCGCGCGCCGGCGTCGCCGGAATCTTCACGGACTTCCCGGAGCGCTTCTTGCACCAGGGCCAGACCTGA
- a CDS encoding glucose 1-dehydrogenase: MPHPFDLSGRVALVTGASSGLGLHFARTLAAHGASVAVAARRRERLAALVGTITAAGGRALAVPLDVEDGASVRAAVAAATDEMGPIDVLVNNAGLAITTPALDVAEADWDRVMNTDLRGAWLVAQAVARTLVAAGRGGSIVNVASITGLRPVGHLPAYAAAKAGLIHLTRVLAMEWARHDVRVNAIAPGYIETEMNRDFWSTPAGRRLVDRIPQRRVGRPADLDGALLLLASDASRFMTGSLVVVDGGHTVATL; the protein is encoded by the coding sequence ATGCCGCATCCCTTCGACCTCTCCGGGCGGGTCGCGCTCGTCACCGGCGCGTCCTCCGGCCTCGGTCTTCACTTCGCCCGCACGCTCGCGGCGCACGGCGCCAGCGTCGCGGTGGCGGCACGGCGTCGCGAGCGCCTGGCGGCGCTGGTCGGGACCATCACCGCGGCCGGCGGCCGCGCGCTGGCGGTGCCGCTGGACGTCGAGGACGGCGCCAGCGTGCGCGCGGCCGTCGCCGCGGCGACGGACGAGATGGGCCCGATCGACGTCCTCGTGAACAACGCCGGGCTGGCGATCACGACGCCGGCGCTCGATGTCGCGGAGGCTGATTGGGACCGGGTCATGAACACCGACCTCCGCGGCGCCTGGCTCGTCGCACAGGCCGTCGCGCGGACGCTGGTCGCCGCCGGGCGCGGCGGCAGCATCGTCAACGTGGCGTCGATCACGGGCCTGCGCCCGGTCGGCCACCTGCCCGCCTACGCCGCGGCCAAGGCCGGGCTCATCCACCTGACCCGCGTGCTCGCCATGGAATGGGCCCGGCACGACGTCCGCGTGAACGCGATCGCGCCCGGCTACATCGAGACCGAGATGAACCGCGACTTCTGGTCGACGCCGGCCGGCAGGCGCCTCGTCGACCGCATCCCGCAGCGGCGTGTGGGACGGCCCGCCGACCTCGACGGCGCGTTGCTCCTGCTCGCGTCGGACGCGTCGCGCTTCATGACCGGCAGCCTCGTCGTCGTGGACGGCGGACACACGGTGGCGACGCTGTGA